One region of Thiorhodovibrio frisius genomic DNA includes:
- a CDS encoding TRAP transporter substrate-binding protein: MQRRDFIKAAGAAAITAGASTQAGQAYAKDKPEYSWKMVTTWPKNFPGLGTGANHLAELIGQMSGGRIEVKVYGAGELVPAFEIFDAVSAGTAEMGHGAAYYWKGKSEAAQFFTTVPFGLTAQEMNGWLYYGGGMELWQELYAKFDLVPAAAGNTGVQMGGWFNKEINSLEDLKGIKMRIPGLGGEVLKRAGGTPVNLPGGEIFTSLQSGAIDATEWIGPYNDLAFGLYKAAKYYYYPGWHEPGTMLEAMIHKPTFDKLPDDLQAIVMAAAKVVNIDMLSEYMARNPSALTTLVDEHGVDVRSFPPDVLARLRELSGEVVAEIAEKDEFSKRVYASYQKFLKQSQAWSKISEYAYLNARDHA, translated from the coding sequence ATGCAACGCAGAGACTTCATCAAAGCTGCCGGAGCCGCCGCAATCACGGCTGGTGCGAGCACCCAGGCCGGGCAGGCCTATGCCAAGGACAAGCCGGAATACTCCTGGAAGATGGTCACGACCTGGCCAAAGAACTTTCCGGGGCTGGGCACCGGTGCCAATCATCTCGCCGAGCTGATCGGCCAGATGAGCGGCGGGCGCATTGAGGTCAAGGTCTATGGCGCCGGCGAACTGGTGCCCGCCTTCGAGATCTTCGACGCCGTCTCCGCCGGCACTGCCGAGATGGGCCATGGCGCCGCCTACTACTGGAAGGGCAAGAGCGAGGCCGCGCAGTTTTTCACCACCGTCCCCTTCGGCCTGACCGCGCAAGAAATGAACGGCTGGCTTTACTATGGCGGCGGCATGGAATTGTGGCAGGAACTCTACGCCAAGTTCGACCTGGTCCCGGCCGCGGCCGGTAACACGGGCGTGCAGATGGGCGGCTGGTTCAACAAGGAGATCAACTCGCTTGAGGACCTGAAAGGCATCAAAATGCGCATCCCCGGTCTCGGCGGCGAAGTGCTCAAGCGCGCAGGCGGCACGCCTGTCAATCTGCCGGGCGGGGAGATTTTTACCTCGCTGCAATCGGGCGCCATCGACGCGACCGAATGGATTGGCCCCTACAACGATCTCGCCTTTGGTCTCTACAAGGCGGCGAAATACTACTACTACCCCGGCTGGCACGAGCCTGGCACCATGCTCGAGGCCATGATCCACAAGCCCACCTTCGATAAGCTCCCGGACGACCTGCAAGCCATCGTGATGGCGGCCGCCAAGGTGGTTAATATCGACATGCTCTCGGAGTACATGGCGCGCAACCCGAGCGCGCTCACCACCCTGGTCGATGAGCACGGCGTCGACGTGCGCTCATTCCCGCCGGATGTGCTGGCCAGGCTGCGTGAACTCTCGGGCGAGGTGGTCGCTGAGATCGCCGAAAAGGACGAATTCTCCAAGCGCGTCTATGCCTCCTACCAGAAGTTCCTCAAGCAGTCCCAGGCTTGGAGCAAGATCTCGGAATACGCCTACCTGAACGCGCGCGACCACGCCTGA
- the mfd gene encoding transcription-repair coupling factor: MQGQPGCAKMPRSKLARLPSLMPAALSDLSDSSGDLALEESPAASPLRPPLPRPPVERLLWGRLYGAAAALSIASTASQSDGPLLVVVPDMTTANRLHAELPFFLGQQAEQLPVWRFPDWETLPYDLFSPLPELVSERLLTLYRLPQLERGVLLAPVGTLMQRLPPRHYVESQALVLAIGDRLDLDQTRQRLTDAGYQCVSQVIAHGEFAVRGALLDIFPMGQTEPLRIDLFDDEIESIRTFDPDSQRSIAKLESVRMLPAREFPFTEEAISAFRQRYRASIDSDPRASMIYREVSEGRLPGGIEYYLPLFFDETATLFDYLPEHTLAFESAEVRESAATFIDTIAARYEQRCHDVERPILPPRQLYLDADELAGKLNAMPGVCWQTTEVAQRRKGYSQVVNFATAGLPPLQIQARAAEPAAALKAFVNEPGRRVLFVAESGGRRELLRDHLHGFGIQPAAVGDWAAFVSGQGPIAITVAPIEQPLLLEAVPDGGLPAGDAQQSHRLALITETQLYGERVRQERRRRKQGPDGDAVVRNLTELHPGAPVVHEDHGVGRFLGLQTLEFGGNKAEFLALEYSGGDKLYVPVSSLHLIARYTGSSPESAPLHKLGSDHWDRVKRKAAQKARDVAAELLDIYARRAARLGHAFGNPSAEYRDFAAAFEFEETPDQERAIESILADMADPKPMDRVVCGDVGFGKTEVAMRAAFVAANGGRQVAVLVPTTLLAQQHYQNFADRFADWPIRVESLSRFRSAKEVKTIIDGLAAGTVDIVVGTHKLLQPSIKFKNLGLAIIDEEHRFGVRHKEQLKSLRAEVDILTLTATPIPRTLNMSMAGLRDLSIIATPPVERHPIKTFTSAWNDSLIQEACQREINRGGQIYFLHNEVETIENMAQKIEALVPDARVQVAHGQMREKELERVMRDFYHRRFNLLVCTTIIESGIDVPSANTILINRADKLGLAQLHQLRGRVGRSHHRAYAYLITPPAKTMTADAKKRLEAIESLEDLGAGFTLATHDLEIRGAGELLGEEQSGQIHEVGFTLYMDLLERAVQALKAGRTPELDRPLDHGAEIDLGLPALLPDDYLPDIHTRLITYKRIASAADTNELKELKVEMIDRFGLLPEPAKNLFTITELKLKVQPHGIRKIEAGPKGGRILFGEEPKIDHMRLVQLIQSRPKEFKLDQAAGALRFYRDMPEGDKRAAQVDSILGQLTGKS; this comes from the coding sequence ATGCAGGGACAACCCGGCTGTGCGAAAATGCCGCGCTCAAAACTAGCCCGTCTGCCATCGCTCATGCCTGCTGCCCTGTCCGACCTTTCAGATTCCAGCGGGGACCTTGCCTTAGAGGAATCCCCTGCCGCGTCGCCGCTCAGACCACCTTTGCCGCGCCCGCCGGTGGAGCGGCTCCTGTGGGGCCGGCTTTATGGCGCGGCTGCGGCCTTGTCCATTGCCTCCACCGCAAGCCAGAGCGATGGCCCGTTGCTGGTGGTGGTGCCGGACATGACGACCGCCAACCGGCTGCATGCCGAGCTGCCATTTTTCCTTGGGCAACAGGCCGAGCAGCTGCCGGTGTGGCGTTTCCCGGACTGGGAAACCCTGCCCTATGATCTGTTCTCGCCGCTGCCGGAGCTGGTTTCCGAGCGGCTGCTGACGCTTTATCGCCTGCCGCAGCTTGAACGCGGCGTGCTGCTGGCACCAGTCGGCACCCTGATGCAGCGCCTGCCGCCGCGCCATTATGTCGAGAGCCAGGCATTGGTGCTGGCCATCGGCGACCGGCTCGATCTCGACCAGACCCGACAGCGGCTGACCGATGCCGGCTATCAGTGCGTGTCGCAGGTCATCGCCCATGGCGAATTCGCGGTGCGCGGTGCTTTGCTTGATATTTTCCCGATGGGCCAGACCGAGCCGCTGCGCATCGATCTGTTCGACGATGAGATCGAGTCCATTCGCACCTTCGATCCAGACAGCCAGCGTTCTATCGCCAAGCTTGAGTCGGTGCGCATGCTGCCGGCGCGGGAGTTCCCCTTCACCGAGGAGGCCATCAGCGCCTTTCGCCAAAGATATCGCGCCAGCATCGATAGCGACCCGCGCGCCAGCATGATCTACCGCGAGGTCTCCGAGGGACGGCTGCCGGGTGGCATCGAGTATTACCTGCCGCTGTTTTTCGATGAGACCGCGACCCTGTTTGACTACCTGCCCGAGCACACGCTTGCCTTTGAGAGCGCCGAGGTGCGCGAGAGTGCGGCAACCTTCATCGACACCATCGCCGCGCGCTACGAGCAGCGCTGCCACGATGTCGAGCGCCCAATTCTGCCGCCACGGCAGCTGTATCTGGATGCCGACGAACTCGCCGGCAAGCTCAATGCCATGCCCGGCGTGTGCTGGCAAACCACGGAGGTGGCGCAGCGACGCAAAGGCTATTCGCAGGTGGTGAACTTTGCCACCGCCGGGCTGCCGCCACTGCAGATTCAGGCCCGCGCGGCCGAGCCGGCAGCGGCGCTCAAGGCCTTTGTGAACGAGCCCGGGCGCCGGGTGCTCTTCGTCGCCGAGAGCGGCGGCCGGCGCGAGCTGCTGCGCGATCATCTGCACGGCTTTGGCATCCAGCCGGCGGCGGTCGGCGACTGGGCGGCTTTCGTCAGTGGCCAAGGCCCCATCGCCATCACAGTCGCGCCCATCGAGCAGCCGCTACTGCTTGAGGCCGTGCCTGACGGCGGCCTGCCCGCAGGAGACGCGCAGCAGAGCCACCGCCTCGCGCTCATCACCGAGACCCAGCTCTATGGCGAGCGCGTGCGCCAGGAGCGCCGTCGACGCAAACAAGGGCCGGACGGCGATGCGGTGGTGCGCAATCTGACCGAATTGCATCCCGGCGCACCCGTCGTCCACGAGGATCATGGTGTTGGGCGCTTTCTCGGCCTGCAAACCCTGGAGTTCGGCGGCAACAAGGCCGAGTTCCTCGCGCTCGAATACTCAGGCGGCGACAAGCTCTATGTGCCGGTCAGCTCCTTGCATCTGATCGCGCGCTACACCGGCAGCTCGCCCGAGAGCGCGCCCCTGCACAAGCTCGGCAGCGACCACTGGGATCGCGTCAAGCGCAAGGCGGCACAGAAAGCACGCGATGTCGCCGCCGAGCTGCTCGACATCTACGCCCGCCGCGCCGCGCGCTTAGGCCATGCCTTTGGTAATCCGAGCGCCGAGTACCGCGACTTTGCCGCTGCCTTTGAGTTCGAGGAAACGCCGGATCAGGAACGCGCCATTGAGTCCATTCTCGCCGACATGGCCGATCCCAAGCCGATGGACCGCGTAGTCTGCGGCGATGTCGGCTTCGGCAAGACCGAGGTGGCCATGCGCGCGGCCTTCGTCGCTGCCAATGGCGGGCGTCAGGTCGCGGTGCTGGTGCCGACCACCCTGCTCGCCCAGCAGCACTATCAGAACTTCGCTGACCGCTTCGCCGACTGGCCAATCCGCGTCGAGAGCTTGTCGCGGTTCCGCAGCGCGAAGGAGGTCAAAACGATCATCGACGGCCTCGCCGCTGGCACCGTCGACATCGTCGTCGGCACCCACAAGCTGTTGCAGCCGTCGATCAAGTTCAAGAATCTTGGGCTGGCCATCATCGACGAGGAGCATCGCTTTGGGGTGCGTCACAAGGAGCAGCTCAAAAGCCTGCGCGCCGAGGTGGATATTCTCACCCTCACCGCCACCCCCATCCCGCGCACGCTGAACATGTCCATGGCTGGCCTGCGCGATCTGTCCATCATCGCCACCCCGCCGGTTGAGCGCCATCCGATCAAGACCTTTACCTCGGCCTGGAACGACAGCCTGATCCAGGAGGCCTGTCAGCGCGAGATCAATCGCGGCGGGCAGATTTACTTTCTGCACAATGAGGTCGAGACCATCGAGAACATGGCGCAGAAAATCGAGGCCCTGGTGCCCGACGCCCGGGTGCAGGTCGCCCACGGCCAGATGCGCGAGAAAGAGTTGGAGCGCGTCATGCGCGACTTCTATCACCGCCGCTTCAACCTGCTGGTGTGCACGACCATTATCGAGTCCGGCATCGACGTACCCAGCGCCAACACCATCCTGATTAACCGCGCCGACAAGCTCGGGCTGGCGCAACTGCATCAGCTCCGAGGTCGCGTCGGGCGCTCCCATCATCGCGCCTATGCCTACCTGATCACCCCGCCGGCCAAGACCATGACGGCGGATGCCAAAAAGCGTCTGGAGGCGATTGAATCATTGGAAGACCTGGGCGCCGGCTTCACACTCGCCACCCACGATCTGGAAATTCGCGGTGCCGGCGAGCTGCTCGGCGAGGAGCAATCCGGCCAGATCCACGAGGTCGGCTTTACCCTATACATGGACCTACTCGAACGCGCCGTGCAGGCGCTCAAGGCCGGGCGCACGCCGGAGCTGGACCGCCCGCTCGATCATGGCGCCGAGATCGATCTTGGCCTCCCTGCCCTGCTACCAGACGACTACCTGCCCGACATCCACACCCGGCTCATCACCTACAAACGCATCGCCAGCGCTGCCGATACGAATGAATTAAAAGAGCTGAAAGTCGAAATGATCGACCGCTTCGGCCTGCTGCCCGAGCCGGCCAAGAACTTGTTCACAATCACCGAGCTAAAACTCAAGGTCCAGCCCCACGGCATCCGCAAGATCGAAGCCGGCCCCAAGGGCGGGCGCATTCTGTTCGGCGAGGAACCCAAGATCGACCACATGCGCTTGGTGCAACTGATTCAAAGCCGACCGAAGGAATTCAAGCTCGACCAAGCCGCCGGGGCGCTGCGCTTCTATCGCGACATGCCCGAGGGCGACAAGCGCGCGGCGCAGGTCGATTCCATTTTGGGGCAGCTGACCGGGAAAAGTTGA
- a CDS encoding Txe/YoeB family addiction module toxin, with translation MICFRDRAWSDYLYWQQIDKQILKRINLLIKDIQRDPFSGLGKPEPLKHHLTGFWSRRINDEHRLVYTFQDDELIIIQCRYHYERP, from the coding sequence ATGATCTGTTTCCGGGATCGGGCATGGTCGGATTATCTGTACTGGCAGCAAATCGACAAACAGATACTGAAACGCATCAACTTGCTGATTAAGGATATCCAGCGCGACCCTTTTTCCGGTCTGGGTAAGCCGGAACCGCTAAAACATCACTTAACCGGATTCTGGTCGCGCCGGATTAATGATGAGCACCGTCTCGTTTATACCTTTCAGGATGACGAGTTGATCATTATTCAGTGTCGTTATCATTACGAACGCCCGTAA
- the hemW gene encoding radical SAM family heme chaperone HemW encodes MSGQALPSRQAADQRHFDAGPPPVALYVHWPWCLRKCPYCDFNSHPTPGKLPQAAYIDALLADLDSELAMQPVEQTLESLFIGGGTPSLIQPAELTRLIAGIRDRLSLTPDAEVTLEANPGAADAACLAHALEAGVNRLSLGVQSLSDLRLNAIGRMHDARQARQAVFEARQAGCGNLNIDLMFGLPGQSLAEARTDLQAALALEPDHLSYYQLTLEPETAFARAPPALPEDDLLADMSDQGHQLLADFGYEHYEISAHAQPDRSCRHNLNYWTFGDYLGIGAGAHGKRTDVTLGRVVRRVKWSDPARYLAAAQPGQTAPAAFVAEASELGDQDLKLEFALNALRLQQGVSLKLFEARTGLAANRLADARARAEDLGLLGHSATCLRPTAQGQRFLNSLLECFMSDFA; translated from the coding sequence TTGTCCGGGCAGGCGCTGCCATCTCGGCAGGCGGCGGATCAGCGACATTTTGATGCTGGTCCGCCGCCTGTCGCACTCTATGTGCATTGGCCTTGGTGCTTGCGCAAATGCCCTTATTGCGACTTCAATTCGCATCCAACGCCCGGCAAGCTGCCTCAGGCAGCCTATATCGATGCGCTCTTGGCCGATCTCGACAGCGAACTGGCCATGCAGCCAGTGGAGCAAACGCTCGAGTCGCTCTTTATCGGAGGTGGCACACCCAGCCTGATCCAGCCAGCCGAGCTAACGCGGCTGATCGCCGGTATTCGCGACCGTCTCAGTCTGACCCCGGATGCCGAGGTGACCCTCGAGGCCAATCCAGGCGCCGCCGATGCCGCATGCCTTGCGCACGCGCTGGAGGCCGGTGTCAATCGGCTATCGCTCGGGGTGCAATCCCTGTCCGATCTCAGGCTCAATGCCATCGGCCGCATGCATGATGCGCGTCAGGCGCGACAAGCCGTTTTCGAGGCAAGGCAGGCCGGTTGCGGCAATCTCAATATTGATCTGATGTTCGGCTTGCCGGGACAGAGCCTGGCTGAGGCGCGCACCGATCTGCAAGCCGCGCTGGCATTAGAGCCGGATCATCTGTCCTACTATCAGCTCACCCTGGAGCCCGAAACGGCCTTCGCGCGCGCGCCGCCAGCTTTGCCCGAAGACGATCTGCTCGCCGACATGTCGGACCAGGGGCACCAGTTGCTGGCAGATTTTGGCTATGAGCACTATGAAATCTCCGCCCATGCGCAGCCCGACAGGAGTTGTCGCCACAATTTGAATTATTGGACATTTGGCGATTATCTTGGCATCGGCGCGGGCGCGCATGGCAAGCGAACCGATGTGACGCTGGGGAGGGTGGTGCGTCGCGTAAAATGGTCTGATCCGGCGCGCTATCTGGCCGCTGCTCAGCCAGGCCAGACGGCGCCCGCTGCCTTTGTGGCCGAAGCCAGCGAGCTTGGCGATCAGGACCTGAAGCTGGAATTCGCGCTCAACGCCCTGCGTCTGCAACAGGGTGTTTCACTCAAGCTATTTGAAGCGCGAACCGGCCTTGCGGCAAATCGGCTCGCTGATGCACGCGCGCGCGCAGAGGATTTGGGTTTGCTTGGGCACAGCGCCACCTGCTTGCGCCCGACTGCACAGGGTCAGCGATTCCTGAATTCTCTTCTTGAGTGCTTCATGAGCGATTTTGCGTGA
- the uvrD gene encoding DNA helicase II: MDVSRILDPLNPAQREAVSASGGNVLVLAGAGSGKTRVLVHRIAWLLRVEGLQPWAVLAVTFTNKAAREMRSRIEEMLEQPVGGMWVGTFHGLAHRFLRAHWQDANLPQQFQILDSDDQFRLVKRIIKTLELDEARWPPRQIQSYINKHKDEGRRAGHLDDGGDFYEQQLIRVYREYEDACARGGLLDFADLLLRTHELLRERPDILHHYRTRFRALLVDEFQDTNAIQYAWLRLLTGDQDNLFLVGDDDQSIYGWRGARVENIQSFQHDYPNTQVVRLEQNYRSSGNILAAANALIANNPTRLGKELWTEDSAGEPVRLYSAFNEIDEARFVAERVRRGCTEEGMRRSECAILYRTTAQSRLFEEALMQIGLPFRVYGGQKFFERVEIKDALAYLRLLANPDDDAACERVLNVPTRGIGTRTVEVLRGHAREARTSLWQAAHNALGGSLLSARATGALRQFVELIELMQQGLKDQSLADLTLQTIDDSGLPAHYEKAKDGRGIDRLENLEQLVEAARRFEAELEDEEADPLGSFLAHAALEAGEGQADGHEDAVQLMTLHSAKGLEFPLVFVTGVEEGLFPHSMSADDPDRLEEERRLCYVGMTRAMQQLYLTHAESRRLHGREEYPMPSRFLREVPVALIEEVRAHGGQRRSGPVFSSAPASGGFQLGEQVMHPKFGSGVVLNSEGTGASARIQVNFEAVGAKWLVLAYARLERVSA, encoded by the coding sequence ATGGATGTTTCACGAATTCTCGATCCCCTAAATCCCGCCCAGCGTGAGGCGGTTTCCGCGAGCGGCGGCAATGTGTTGGTTTTGGCCGGTGCTGGCTCGGGCAAGACGCGGGTGCTGGTGCATCGCATCGCCTGGCTTTTGCGGGTGGAAGGCTTGCAGCCCTGGGCAGTGCTGGCTGTCACCTTCACCAACAAGGCGGCGCGGGAGATGCGCTCGCGCATTGAGGAGATGCTCGAGCAACCCGTTGGCGGCATGTGGGTCGGCACCTTTCATGGCCTGGCGCACCGTTTTCTGCGCGCGCACTGGCAAGATGCCAACCTGCCGCAGCAGTTTCAAATTCTGGACTCAGACGATCAGTTCCGGCTGGTCAAGCGCATCATCAAAACTCTGGAACTGGACGAGGCGCGTTGGCCGCCCAGACAGATTCAAAGCTACATCAACAAGCACAAGGACGAGGGGCGTCGCGCTGGTCATCTCGATGATGGCGGGGATTTTTACGAGCAGCAGCTCATTCGCGTGTATCGCGAGTATGAAGATGCCTGCGCGCGCGGGGGTTTGCTCGACTTTGCCGACCTGCTGCTGCGCACCCATGAGCTGCTGCGCGAGCGCCCGGACATTCTGCACCACTATCGCACCCGCTTTCGCGCCTTGTTGGTCGATGAGTTCCAGGACACCAACGCCATTCAGTACGCCTGGCTGCGGCTGCTAACAGGCGATCAGGACAATCTCTTTCTGGTTGGCGACGATGATCAGTCCATCTATGGCTGGCGCGGCGCGCGGGTGGAGAATATTCAGAGCTTTCAGCACGATTATCCCAACACCCAGGTGGTGCGCCTGGAGCAGAACTATCGCTCCAGCGGCAATATCCTGGCCGCTGCCAACGCGCTCATCGCCAATAATCCCACCCGCTTGGGCAAGGAACTCTGGACCGAGGACAGCGCCGGCGAGCCGGTACGCCTGTATTCGGCCTTTAACGAAATTGACGAGGCGCGTTTTGTCGCCGAGCGGGTGCGCCGAGGCTGTACGGAGGAGGGCATGCGGCGTTCGGAATGCGCCATTCTCTATCGCACCACGGCGCAGTCGCGCTTGTTTGAAGAAGCCCTGATGCAGATCGGGCTGCCGTTTCGCGTCTATGGTGGGCAGAAGTTCTTTGAGCGTGTCGAGATCAAAGACGCGCTCGCCTATTTGCGCCTGCTTGCTAACCCCGATGACGATGCCGCCTGCGAGCGGGTGCTCAACGTACCGACGCGCGGCATCGGCACCCGCACGGTCGAGGTGCTGCGTGGCCATGCCAGGGAGGCACGTACTTCGCTGTGGCAGGCGGCGCACAATGCCCTCGGCGGCAGCCTGCTGTCGGCGAGGGCAACCGGCGCGCTGCGTCAGTTTGTTGAGCTAATCGAGCTCATGCAGCAGGGTCTCAAGGATCAGTCGCTCGCTGATCTCACCCTGCAGACCATCGACGACAGCGGTCTGCCGGCCCATTATGAGAAGGCCAAGGACGGTCGCGGCATCGACCGGCTCGAGAACCTCGAGCAGCTGGTCGAGGCTGCGCGCCGCTTCGAGGCCGAACTCGAAGACGAAGAGGCCGATCCGCTCGGTAGCTTTCTGGCACATGCCGCGCTCGAAGCCGGTGAGGGTCAGGCCGACGGCCATGAGGATGCAGTGCAGTTGATGACTCTGCACAGCGCCAAGGGGCTGGAGTTTCCGCTGGTGTTCGTCACCGGAGTGGAGGAGGGGCTGTTTCCGCACAGCATGTCGGCGGATGACCCCGACCGGCTCGAAGAAGAACGTCGCCTGTGCTATGTCGGCATGACCCGCGCCATGCAGCAGCTTTATCTCACCCACGCCGAAAGCCGTCGCCTGCATGGGCGCGAGGAATATCCCATGCCCTCGCGTTTTCTGCGCGAGGTGCCGGTGGCGTTGATTGAGGAAGTGCGCGCCCATGGTGGCCAGCGGCGCTCGGGGCCAGTGTTTAGCAGCGCGCCCGCTAGCGGCGGTTTTCAACTCGGCGAACAGGTCATGCACCCCAAGTTCGGCTCCGGCGTGGTGCTAAACAGCGAGGGAACCGGCGCCAGCGCGCGTATTCAGGTCAACTTCGAGGCGGTTGGAGCCAAATGGCTGGTGCTGGCCTACGCCCGTCTTGAGCGTGTCAGCGCATAA
- a CDS encoding type II toxin-antitoxin system Phd/YefM family antitoxin has product MQAMPFNEITANLSAVMDRVHDDHEPLVVTRDNKKSVVLISLDDFNAWQETEYLTRSPANAEDLRLAVEELRARKNLGHYALIETP; this is encoded by the coding sequence ATGCAAGCCATGCCATTCAATGAAATCACCGCGAATTTATCGGCCGTCATGGATAGAGTTCATGATGATCATGAGCCTCTGGTGGTGACGCGAGACAACAAGAAGTCAGTCGTTCTCATCAGCCTAGATGACTTCAATGCCTGGCAGGAAACCGAATACCTGACCCGTTCCCCGGCCAATGCCGAGGATCTGCGGCTTGCGGTGGAGGAGCTTCGCGCCCGCAAGAATCTTGGACATTATGCATTGATCGAAACGCCATGA
- a CDS encoding type II toxin-antitoxin system VapC family toxin: MKFLLDTHAFIWLNSSPEKLSARVRGHCEQGTDRFYLSLVSPWEMQIKRQLGKLSYDPINDQLVRANLDRNNINLLPISLVHVEQLAQLPMHHRDPFDRMLVAQAQIEGMTLITADTALAPYDVAILW; encoded by the coding sequence ATGAAATTCTTGCTCGATACCCACGCGTTCATCTGGCTGAACAGCTCTCCGGAAAAGCTTTCCGCCAGAGTTCGAGGGCACTGCGAACAAGGGACTGATCGTTTTTATCTAAGCTTGGTTTCGCCATGGGAGATGCAGATCAAGCGCCAACTCGGGAAGCTCAGCTACGATCCGATCAACGACCAACTGGTGCGCGCGAACCTGGATCGCAACAATATCAACCTATTGCCCATTAGCCTCGTGCATGTCGAACAGCTCGCCCAACTGCCGATGCACCACCGCGACCCCTTCGACCGAATGCTGGTCGCACAAGCACAGATCGAGGGTATGACATTGATCACCGCAGACACGGCGCTAGCCCCCTATGACGTCGCCATCCTCTGGTAA
- the pstS gene encoding phosphate ABC transporter substrate-binding protein PstS has protein sequence MALANFTRRTLAACTLSALAFAPLAHAEETQLTGSGASFPFPLYAKWAKDFSKKNKDIQVQYQAVGSGAGIRAFIAETVDFAASDAAMNDEEIAKVPAEKGVVLLPMTAGEVVLSYNLPGNPELKLPRDVMNDIFLGKLTTWQDERLQKANPGVKFPDDDITVVRRSDSSGTTYVFTGHLACASDEFKKDVGHGKSVDWPKSFVGAPKNDGVAAMIKQTPGAIGYIEYGYAEATGQPMATLQNKAGEFVKPGEASGQAALASAEFPSGDLPGYEGTPDLRVWVCDPEGKEAYPIATFTWMLMYQHQDEEKAKVLRDFVEYGLNEGQKSAPKMGYIPLPANVKAKVEEALKLVGGAK, from the coding sequence ATGGCTCTTGCCAACTTCACCCGCCGCACCCTCGCGGCCTGCACGTTGTCCGCTCTGGCGTTCGCGCCACTCGCCCATGCTGAAGAGACCCAGCTGACCGGCTCGGGCGCGAGTTTCCCTTTCCCGCTTTACGCCAAATGGGCCAAGGATTTCAGCAAGAAGAACAAAGACATCCAGGTTCAGTACCAGGCAGTTGGCTCGGGTGCTGGCATCCGTGCATTCATCGCTGAAACCGTGGATTTCGCTGCATCCGATGCGGCCATGAACGATGAGGAAATCGCCAAGGTGCCCGCTGAGAAGGGCGTGGTGCTGCTGCCGATGACCGCTGGCGAGGTGGTGCTGTCTTACAACCTGCCGGGCAACCCGGAACTCAAGCTACCGCGCGATGTGATGAACGACATTTTCCTCGGCAAGCTGACCACCTGGCAGGACGAGCGCCTGCAGAAGGCGAACCCGGGCGTGAAGTTCCCCGATGATGACATCACTGTGGTGCGCCGTTCCGATTCATCCGGCACCACCTATGTTTTCACCGGTCATCTGGCCTGCGCGAGCGATGAGTTCAAGAAAGACGTGGGTCATGGCAAGAGTGTGGACTGGCCGAAGAGCTTTGTCGGCGCACCCAAGAACGACGGTGTTGCGGCCATGATCAAGCAGACTCCGGGCGCGATCGGCTACATCGAGTACGGCTATGCCGAGGCGACCGGTCAGCCGATGGCCACCTTGCAGAACAAGGCCGGCGAGTTCGTCAAGCCAGGTGAGGCATCCGGTCAGGCCGCGCTGGCCTCGGCTGAGTTCCCGAGCGGCGATCTCCCGGGTTACGAGGGCACCCCAGATCTGCGCGTCTGGGTGTGTGATCCTGAGGGCAAAGAGGCTTATCCCATCGCCACCTTTACCTGGATGCTGATGTACCAGCATCAGGATGAGGAAAAAGCCAAGGTACTGCGCGATTTCGTCGAGTACGGCTTGAATGAGGGCCAGAAATCTGCCCCCAAGATGGGCTACATCCCGCTTCCGGCCAACGTCAAGGCCAAGGTTGAGGAAGCTCTGAAGCTGGTTGGCGGCGCCAAGTAA